ATTGGTAAAGACTGTATTGTTGTTAATACTACTTCATGTTCCGAAATATTTTCAGCTTGTTTTCCAAGAAGTGCATGGAAAGTTCCTTATATTCATGTTACTTTTGAAAATGGAGCTTCAGTTGCTTCAGGTGTTTCAAGAGCATTAAAAGCGCAGGGAAACAATCATACAAAAGTAGTTGTTATTGCAGGAGACGGCGGAACAGCAGATATTGGTTTTGGAGCATTATCTGGTTCATGGGAAAGAAATGAAGATATTCTATATATTATGTATAATAATGGAGCTTATGAAAATACTGGAATACAAAGAAGTTCTCAAACACCTTTATATGCCTGGACTACTACTTCACAAATAGGAAAAGAAATTAGAGGAAAACAAGAACCTATTAAACCAATGGTTAAAATTGCAGCTGCACATGGAATACCTTATGCTGCATCTGCAAGTGCTGGGTATTTACTAGATTTAGAAAATAAAGTTAAAAAAGCTTTGAATATTCAAGGTTCAAGATTTATTGATGTTTTATCTCCATGTGTTCCTGGCTGGAAATATGATCCACAATTAACAGTTGAAGTAGCAAAATTAGCAGTTGAAACTGGGTTATGGAAATTAAATGAAATAGAAAATGGAGATATTCAAAATGAAAAAATAACAGTTCAGCCTAATTTTAAACCAGTTGAAGATTATTTAAAATTACAAGG
The sequence above is drawn from the Candidatus Micrarchaeia archaeon genome and encodes:
- a CDS encoding thiamine pyrophosphate-dependent enzyme, with product MVEFKREWDIFTSGHTACAGCGAALAIRTIMRAIGKDCIVVNTTSCSEIFSACFPRSAWKVPYIHVTFENGASVASGVSRALKAQGNNHTKVVVIAGDGGTADIGFGALSGSWERNEDILYIMYNNGAYENTGIQRSSQTPLYAWTTTSQIGKEIRGKQEPIKPMVKIAAAHGIPYAASASAGYLLDLENKVKKALNIQGSRFIDVLSPCVPGWKYDPQLTVEVAKLAVETGLWKLNEIENGDIQNEKITVQPNFKPVEDYLKLQGRFKHLTPDEIKYIQARVNKDWKR